One Pirellulales bacterium genomic window carries:
- a CDS encoding sigma-54-dependent Fis family transcriptional regulator, which yields MTKTRIVIIDDESSVRFSLVRALGSDDVVVDGYETARAGIEAIERDVPDLVLLDVRLPDMSGLDALLALRAIDPKLMVVVITAHGTTDTAIEATKRGAFDYLLKPFELTTLRAVVAKATEASRLARRPTLNAEPGSPPAAPTDWIVGRSAAMQEVFKAIGRVANSDVNVLLLGESGVGKELVARAIYQHSSRADKMFHAINCAAIPETLLESELFGHEKGAFTGAERQRIGRFEQATGGTVFLDEIGDMSPAIQAKVLRLLQDQRFERVGGGETIQTDVRIIAATNQNLTELVAAGRFRQDLFYRLNTYTIALPPLRGRRDDLPLLVDHFIKLHSGEINKHVEAAAPETLLALESYSWPGNVRELQGVVKTALVNATSDVLTPDCLPESILSGEAALASLPGGGGGRFDLTSFVHRLLQSREEDVYRKVMLAVDRIVLDEALHAANGNQVEASRSLGISRTTLRAKLQLLSQRPVETPTASS from the coding sequence ATGACTAAGACCCGCATTGTCATCATCGACGATGAATCCAGCGTCCGCTTTTCGCTTGTGCGGGCCCTCGGCTCCGACGACGTCGTCGTCGACGGCTACGAAACGGCCCGGGCCGGGATCGAAGCGATCGAGCGCGACGTTCCCGATCTCGTGTTGCTCGACGTCCGGCTCCCCGACATGTCGGGACTCGACGCCCTGCTCGCGCTGCGCGCCATCGACCCCAAGCTGATGGTCGTCGTCATCACGGCCCACGGCACGACCGACACGGCGATCGAAGCCACCAAACGGGGCGCGTTCGACTACCTGCTCAAACCGTTCGAGCTGACGACGCTCCGCGCGGTGGTCGCCAAGGCGACCGAGGCGAGCCGACTGGCGCGGCGACCGACGCTGAACGCCGAACCAGGCTCGCCCCCCGCCGCTCCCACCGACTGGATCGTCGGTCGCAGCGCCGCCATGCAGGAGGTCTTCAAGGCGATCGGCCGGGTGGCCAACTCGGACGTCAACGTCCTGCTGCTCGGCGAGAGCGGGGTGGGCAAGGAACTTGTCGCCCGCGCGATCTACCAGCACAGCAGCCGCGCGGACAAAATGTTTCACGCCATCAACTGCGCCGCGATTCCCGAGACGCTGCTTGAGAGCGAATTGTTCGGCCACGAGAAGGGGGCCTTCACCGGGGCCGAACGGCAGCGCATCGGCCGATTCGAACAGGCCACCGGCGGCACCGTGTTTCTCGACGAAATCGGCGACATGAGCCCCGCGATTCAGGCCAAGGTGCTGCGGCTCCTTCAGGATCAACGGTTCGAGCGCGTCGGCGGCGGCGAGACGATCCAGACCGACGTGCGGATCATCGCCGCGACCAACCAGAACCTGACCGAACTGGTCGCCGCCGGGCGGTTTCGACAGGACTTGTTCTATCGGCTGAACACCTACACGATCGCGCTGCCGCCGCTGCGCGGGCGGCGCGACGACTTGCCGCTGTTGGTCGATCATTTCATCAAGCTCCACTCCGGCGAGATCAACAAGCACGTCGAGGCGGCCGCCCCCGAGACGCTGCTGGCGCTCGAGTCCTACTCCTGGCCGGGGAACGTCCGCGAACTGCAGGGGGTCGTCAAAACCGCGCTGGTGAACGCTACGTCCGACGTGCTCACCCCCGATTGCCTTCCCGAGTCGATCCTCAGCGGCGAGGCGGCCCTGGCGAGTCTTCCCGGCGGCGGCGGCGGGCGGTTCGACCTGACGAGCTTCGTCCACCGCCTGCTCCAATCGCGCGAGGAGGACGTCTACCGCAAGGTCATGCTCGCGGTCGATCGCATCGTGCTTGACGAAGCGCTCCATGCCGCCAACGGCAACCAGGTCGAAGCAAGCCGCTCGCTGGGCATCTCGCGGACCACCCTGCGGGCGAAGCTGCAACTGCTGTCGCAGCGCCCGGTCGAAACGCCGACCGCCAGCTCGTAG
- a CDS encoding sigma-70 family RNA polymerase sigma factor: MASAANNAEVFLSQALAGSQEGFGRLLSLYRNYLKLLVVAQLEQPLRRRVSPSDVVQETFLEANRDFDQFRGRSAGEFCAWLRRILVNNIHRAIEQHALAAKRSVHREVSLDALATSLEQSTVRLEAILAGSLDSPSESLQRQEQQLDLANRLAALPRDYRDVILLRHMHGLPFEEIGRRMDRSAGAARMVWLRAIRHLRETMNPASEAVGETP; the protein is encoded by the coding sequence ATGGCCAGCGCCGCCAATAACGCCGAAGTCTTTTTGTCGCAAGCACTTGCCGGCTCGCAAGAAGGCTTCGGAAGGCTGTTGTCGCTGTACCGCAACTACCTCAAGCTCCTGGTGGTCGCCCAGCTCGAACAACCGCTCCGTCGCCGGGTGAGCCCCTCGGACGTCGTCCAGGAGACCTTTCTTGAGGCCAATCGCGACTTCGACCAGTTCCGCGGCCGATCGGCTGGGGAGTTCTGCGCCTGGCTGCGGCGGATACTCGTCAACAACATCCACCGCGCGATCGAACAGCACGCCCTGGCGGCCAAGCGGTCGGTCCACCGCGAGGTCTCGCTCGACGCCCTGGCGACCTCCCTCGAACAGTCGACGGTCCGGCTGGAGGCGATCCTCGCCGGCTCGCTCGATTCTCCCAGCGAATCGCTGCAACGCCAGGAGCAGCAGCTCGACCTGGCGAACCGCCTGGCGGCGCTGCCGCGCGATTATCGCGACGTCATCCTGTTGCGGCACATGCACGGCTTGCCGTTCGAGGAGATCGGCCGCCGCATGGACCGCTCCGCGGGGGCGGCGCGGATGGTGTGGCTCCGCGCGATCCGCCACCTGCGCGAGACGATGAACCCGGCCAGCGAAGCCGTGGGAGAGACGCCGTGA
- a CDS encoding serine/threonine protein kinase, with translation MIRAADPTLPDAEPAEQLLAALMDEYLISLEHGAPLDLDEMIAAHPALEADIREFAASVEQLHRAAQESPLPGEATEPALESISPATQRLGDYRIVRELGRGGMGIVYEAEQLSLARRVALKVLPFAAMWDRKQLARFQNEARAAAQLHHPHIVPVFGVGQDRGVHYYAMQMVSGQSLDKLLADLRRGAELRSAETAGPGGTTASPGAATMRSLVETADLSPARRGAGFRAYCRAVAELGVQAAEALQYAHDCGVIHRDVKPSNLLLDDRNAAWITDFGLARIQGDVGVTATGDVVGTLRYMSPEQAAGQQALIDPRTDVYSLGATLYELLTLAPAFPGEDRREVLRAVIERDPLPLRELAPEIPVDLETIVLCALSKSREDRYATAAEMADDLRRFLEDKPTRARRPTVIDRATNLVRRHRRATAALAGFLLVVAVLSTTGAALLSREQARTAAALEDAQTSLEKARRVVDRFGGQFVHELERLPGSEPLRRAVLADTLDYYRDFIAQASDDPHLNADLAATQYQAGVIAGRLGDFAAANDFLHAAAEEFGQLAVRAPRGERRDEYLARQAASWNSLALVEVDHGDLSEAQRLYRLAVDVQRPLAAGREASAESRRQYAQIRANRGLLARRQGDATAAATDFAAAIAVLERLVAEAPASRGAKYDLALALNNRSFVEQASDLAAARASCESAVALLRELIDQSEATSADLVRHQADVALCLNNLGAIRGHMQDDAAAATVLREAATIQESLLRRAPAVVQHRSDLAITLNNLGQAETRAGRPAAARQAFQRAAALFEQLTHDYPGEPRFASASAGVLNNQAMADELAGDWSAALAKYESAIERQRAAWGQGPERSAFRDSLNKHYVNYARCLRAAGRVEDAAAACVARRELWPDDGRQLYRIALELVATAEAAPSGADAMLAEAAAALVAAADVWNDADGPLAAEPLPSALRDRVAADLVARLEGAKR, from the coding sequence GTGATTCGCGCCGCCGATCCGACTCTGCCCGACGCCGAACCGGCCGAGCAACTGCTGGCCGCGCTGATGGACGAGTACCTGATCTCGCTCGAGCACGGCGCGCCGCTCGATCTCGACGAGATGATCGCGGCCCATCCGGCGCTTGAGGCCGACATCCGAGAGTTCGCCGCCAGCGTCGAGCAGCTCCATCGTGCGGCGCAGGAATCGCCGCTCCCCGGCGAAGCGACCGAGCCGGCCCTCGAATCGATCTCCCCCGCGACCCAGCGGCTGGGAGACTATCGGATCGTCCGCGAACTGGGGCGCGGCGGCATGGGGATCGTCTACGAAGCGGAGCAGCTCTCGCTGGCCCGCCGCGTCGCGCTCAAGGTGCTCCCCTTCGCCGCAATGTGGGATCGCAAGCAATTGGCCCGGTTTCAAAACGAAGCCCGCGCGGCCGCTCAGCTCCATCATCCCCACATTGTGCCGGTGTTCGGCGTCGGGCAGGATCGCGGGGTCCACTATTACGCGATGCAGATGGTGTCCGGGCAGTCGCTCGACAAGCTGCTGGCCGATCTCCGTCGCGGCGCCGAGTTGCGCAGCGCCGAAACCGCCGGCCCCGGGGGAACGACCGCCTCGCCCGGCGCCGCCACGATGCGCTCGCTCGTCGAGACGGCCGACCTTTCCCCCGCGCGGCGCGGGGCGGGCTTTCGCGCCTACTGCCGCGCGGTGGCCGAACTGGGCGTCCAAGCCGCCGAGGCCCTGCAGTACGCCCACGACTGCGGCGTCATCCACCGCGACGTGAAGCCCTCGAACCTCCTCCTGGACGATCGCAACGCCGCCTGGATCACCGACTTCGGCCTCGCGCGCATTCAGGGAGACGTTGGCGTCACGGCCACGGGCGACGTCGTCGGCACGTTGCGCTACATGAGTCCCGAGCAAGCCGCGGGACAGCAAGCGCTGATCGACCCGCGGACCGACGTCTATTCCCTGGGGGCGACGCTGTACGAACTGTTGACGCTCGCCCCCGCGTTTCCGGGCGAGGATCGCCGCGAGGTGCTGCGGGCCGTCATCGAACGCGACCCGTTGCCGCTGCGCGAGCTCGCCCCGGAAATTCCCGTCGACTTGGAAACGATCGTGCTCTGCGCGCTCTCGAAGTCGCGCGAGGACCGCTACGCGACGGCGGCCGAAATGGCCGACGACCTCCGCCGGTTCCTCGAAGACAAGCCGACCCGGGCCCGGCGGCCGACGGTGATCGATCGCGCGACGAATCTCGTCCGCCGACATCGCAGGGCGACGGCCGCCCTGGCGGGATTCCTGCTCGTCGTGGCGGTGTTGTCGACGACCGGGGCGGCCTTGTTGTCGCGCGAGCAGGCCCGCACCGCCGCGGCGCTCGAAGACGCCCAGACCAGCCTCGAGAAGGCCCGCCGGGTGGTCGATCGATTCGGCGGCCAATTCGTCCACGAGCTCGAGCGCCTGCCGGGAAGCGAGCCGCTCCGCCGCGCCGTGCTGGCCGACACGCTCGATTACTACCGCGACTTCATCGCCCAGGCGAGCGACGACCCGCACCTCAACGCCGATCTGGCGGCCACGCAGTACCAAGCCGGCGTCATCGCCGGTCGGCTCGGCGACTTCGCCGCCGCCAACGACTTCTTGCACGCCGCGGCCGAAGAGTTCGGCCAACTCGCCGTGCGCGCCCCCCGCGGCGAGCGGCGTGACGAGTATCTCGCCCGCCAAGCCGCCTCGTGGAACAGCCTCGCCTTGGTCGAGGTCGATCACGGCGACCTGAGCGAGGCGCAGCGACTCTATCGGCTGGCCGTCGACGTGCAGCGCCCGTTGGCCGCCGGCCGCGAGGCCTCGGCCGAGAGCCGCCGCCAGTACGCCCAAATCCGGGCCAATCGCGGTCTGCTGGCGCGCCGCCAGGGCGACGCGACCGCGGCCGCGACCGATTTCGCGGCGGCGATCGCGGTGCTCGAACGGCTCGTCGCCGAAGCGCCCGCCTCGCGCGGCGCCAAGTACGATCTCGCCCTGGCGCTCAACAACCGCAGCTTCGTCGAGCAAGCAAGCGATCTGGCCGCGGCCCGGGCGTCGTGCGAATCGGCGGTTGCGCTGCTCCGCGAACTGATCGACCAATCCGAAGCGACCTCGGCCGACCTCGTGCGGCATCAGGCCGACGTCGCGTTGTGCCTCAACAACCTCGGCGCCATCCGCGGCCACATGCAGGACGACGCGGCCGCCGCGACGGTGCTGCGCGAGGCGGCGACGATCCAGGAATCGCTGCTGCGCCGCGCCCCCGCGGTCGTTCAGCATCGCAGCGACTTGGCGATCACGCTGAACAACCTGGGTCAAGCTGAGACGCGCGCCGGCCGGCCCGCCGCGGCGCGGCAGGCGTTCCAGCGCGCCGCCGCGCTGTTCGAGCAGTTGACGCACGACTACCCCGGCGAACCCCGCTTCGCCAGCGCGTCGGCTGGCGTCCTGAACAACCAGGCGATGGCCGACGAACTGGCCGGCGACTGGTCCGCGGCCCTGGCCAAGTACGAATCGGCGATCGAGCGCCAACGCGCCGCCTGGGGCCAAGGGCCCGAGCGGTCGGCGTTCCGCGATTCGCTTAACAAGCACTACGTCAACTACGCCCGCTGCCTGCGCGCCGCGGGCCGGGTCGAGGATGCGGCCGCGGCGTGCGTCGCCCGGCGCGAACTGTGGCCCGACGACGGCCGGCAGTTGTATCGCATCGCATTGGAATTGGTCGCCACGGCCGAGGCCGCTCCATCCGGCGCCGACGCGATGCTCGCCGAGGCCGCGGCCGCGCTGGTCGCCGCCGCGGACGTCTGGAACGACGCCGACGGACCCCTGGCGGCCGAGCCGCTGCCGTCGGCGCTGCGAGATCGGGTCGCCGCCGATCTCGTCGCGCGCTTGGAAGGAGCGAAGCGATGA